From Sphingopyxis sp. YR583, one genomic window encodes:
- a CDS encoding helix-turn-helix domain-containing protein, translated as MPATRQQIPTSGDRRSAIDGNPGVFLRELRNEKGWTLAEVSERTRIPVSTLSKIETGKMSLNYEKLLKLSQGLGIDITQLFAAATSVPAATHTATGRRSITPFGEGPSIKTATYNYTYPSADLLNKTLNPMIIDIKVRSIEDFGDLMRHSGEEYVLVLEGECDFHTDMYAPSRLKTGDSAYFDASMGHGYVAVGDGPCRILSVCSATDADLKSALHPVETD; from the coding sequence ATGCCGGCAACGCGCCAGCAAATTCCGACTAGCGGCGATCGACGGTCTGCCATCGACGGCAATCCGGGAGTTTTCCTGAGAGAGCTGCGGAATGAAAAGGGATGGACGCTGGCCGAAGTGAGCGAGCGCACCCGCATTCCGGTTTCGACTTTGTCAAAGATTGAAACCGGAAAGATGTCGCTCAACTATGAAAAGCTGCTGAAGCTCAGCCAGGGCCTCGGAATCGATATCACGCAACTTTTTGCCGCCGCCACCTCGGTCCCGGCCGCCACACATACCGCCACCGGCCGGCGCAGCATCACGCCCTTCGGCGAGGGGCCTTCGATCAAGACTGCGACCTATAACTACACTTATCCGTCGGCGGATTTGCTCAACAAGACGCTCAATCCGATGATCATCGACATAAAGGTGCGGTCGATCGAAGATTTCGGCGACCTGATGCGGCATTCGGGTGAGGAATATGTCCTCGTTCTCGAAGGCGAATGCGATTTTCACACCGACATGTACGCGCCATCGCGCTTGAAGACGGGCGATTCGGCCTATTTCGACGCGTCGATGGGGCATGGCTATGTCGCGGTTGGCGACGGGCCGTGCCGCATCCTGTCGGTCTGCTCGGCGACCGACGCCGATCTGAAGTCGGCACTGCATCCGGTCGAAACCGACTGA
- a CDS encoding alpha/beta fold hydrolase — protein sequence MTKVTGWARFRRWVKRILLGLLALLVLLVLVGAIYEALGRKNAQEKYPPPGKLVDIGGRKMHIDCRGTGSPTVILESGLGTGGTTDWTLVHDEIAGFTRTCAYDRAGIMWSDPKDTPQDAAAVTEDLHRLLKGAGISDPLVLVGHSIGGPYTRTYTGKYGEQVAGLVMVDPSHPDQIARLGKVVSVDVHPKQSSMLIHTAKALAWTGLVRFVISRGEPQKLRTEAETRRLLAGLKKSGAYTSTSIKGAASELDGFDRTMDQARAVRSFGNRPLIVLTAMAPLKPEQLAGLKLKAEEGARFKQEWKTLHTEQAAFSTRGRQLIVPDATHYIQVDRPEVVIAAVREVVDTVRADAQAAAKK from the coding sequence GTGACGAAAGTGACTGGCTGGGCGCGGTTCCGGCGCTGGGTAAAACGTATCTTGCTGGGCCTGCTCGCCCTGTTGGTCCTGCTCGTCCTGGTGGGTGCGATCTACGAGGCGCTCGGCCGCAAGAATGCTCAGGAGAAATATCCGCCGCCCGGAAAGCTCGTCGATATCGGCGGGCGAAAGATGCATATCGATTGCCGCGGCACGGGATCGCCGACGGTCATTCTGGAATCAGGCCTCGGCACCGGCGGCACGACCGACTGGACGCTGGTCCATGATGAGATTGCCGGCTTCACGCGCACCTGCGCCTATGATCGCGCCGGCATCATGTGGAGCGACCCCAAGGACACGCCGCAGGACGCCGCCGCGGTGACCGAGGATTTGCACAGGCTCTTGAAGGGCGCAGGGATATCCGACCCGCTGGTGCTCGTCGGTCATTCGATCGGCGGCCCGTACACGCGCACTTACACCGGCAAATATGGCGAACAGGTCGCCGGGCTTGTGATGGTCGATCCGTCGCACCCCGACCAGATCGCGCGGCTGGGGAAAGTGGTGAGCGTCGACGTTCACCCGAAACAGTCGTCGATGCTGATTCACACGGCAAAGGCGCTGGCGTGGACGGGACTCGTCCGCTTTGTGATTTCGCGCGGCGAACCGCAGAAGCTCCGAACCGAGGCCGAGACCAGGAGGCTCCTCGCCGGGCTGAAAAAGTCGGGCGCCTATACCAGCACCTCGATCAAGGGCGCGGCGTCCGAGCTTGATGGGTTCGACCGCACCATGGATCAGGCGCGCGCGGTTCGCAGTTTCGGCAACCGGCCGCTGATTGTGCTCACCGCAATGGCGCCGCTGAAGCCTGAGCAGTTGGCAGGGCTCAAGCTGAAAGCGGAAGAAGGCGCGCGGTTCAAACAGGAGTGGAAGACGCTCCACACCGAGCAGGCGGCATTTTCGACCCGCGGCCGCCAGCTGATCGTGCCCGATGCCACCCATTATATCCAGGTCGATCGCCCCGAAGTCGTCATCGCTGCCGTGCGCGAAGTCGTCGATACGGTTCGGGCCGATGCGCAGGCCGCCGCAAAGAAATGA
- a CDS encoding N-acyl-D-amino-acid deacylase family protein, whose product MKRKILLGAMSMLPLLLAANTPAPEYDIVIRGGRVLDGAGSPWVSADVAVKDGRVVRIGRVSGRGTNEIDAKGRYVSPGFIDMMDQSGRVLVKNGAAENKLLMGVTTVIAGEGGPPAEASEIPAHFSQLEKQGISVNYGTYYSATQARVKVMGDGAGSPTPAQLEAMGREVKIAMENGAFGISSALIYPPSSFQTTSDLVTLAKVAAQCDGFYATHMRDESEGLVQAIDEAIEIGEKGGVKVEIFHLKAAYAPGWGKLMPQAVATINAARARGVDVAADLYPYTAGGTGLEIIAPSWVWADGVQKGIERLRDPKVRERMKKEVAAGSMPGWSNLVHASGGFANVRLANGFSEKYKPYHGKSLAEIGKALNRDPADVAWDILLEGLPNRSVALYFMMSEQDIETAIKQPWVSIGSDAAASQKLGEMDALGLPHPRAYGTFPRILAEYVKRRPILSLEDAVRKMTGWPAQRMGLTDRGLIRDGMRADIVVFDLDKIDDVASWEKPTASPTGIETVIVNGVVTIANGKHTGAKAGAVLRHSCGV is encoded by the coding sequence ATGAAGCGTAAGATTCTCTTGGGTGCGATGTCGATGCTGCCGTTGCTGCTCGCCGCAAACACCCCGGCGCCCGAATATGACATCGTGATCCGTGGCGGCCGCGTGCTCGACGGCGCGGGCAGCCCGTGGGTCAGCGCCGATGTTGCGGTCAAGGACGGCCGCGTCGTGCGCATCGGCCGAGTTTCCGGGCGCGGGACGAACGAGATCGACGCGAAGGGGCGCTATGTCTCGCCGGGCTTCATCGACATGATGGACCAGTCGGGCCGCGTGCTCGTCAAAAATGGCGCGGCGGAGAACAAGCTGTTGATGGGCGTCACCACCGTGATCGCCGGTGAAGGCGGCCCTCCGGCCGAAGCGTCCGAAATTCCAGCGCATTTCAGCCAGCTCGAAAAGCAGGGCATCTCGGTCAATTACGGCACCTATTATTCGGCGACGCAGGCGCGTGTGAAGGTGATGGGCGACGGCGCCGGATCGCCGACGCCGGCACAGCTCGAAGCGATGGGCCGCGAGGTGAAGATCGCGATGGAAAATGGCGCCTTCGGTATCTCCAGCGCGCTGATCTATCCGCCGAGCAGCTTCCAGACCACGTCGGACCTCGTCACGCTGGCGAAGGTCGCGGCCCAGTGCGACGGTTTCTACGCGACGCATATGCGCGACGAAAGCGAGGGGCTGGTCCAGGCGATCGACGAAGCGATCGAGATCGGCGAAAAGGGTGGGGTGAAGGTCGAGATTTTCCACCTCAAAGCCGCTTACGCCCCCGGCTGGGGCAAGCTGATGCCGCAGGCGGTGGCGACGATCAACGCGGCGCGCGCGCGCGGTGTCGACGTCGCGGCGGACCTCTATCCTTATACCGCGGGCGGCACCGGGCTCGAAATCATCGCGCCGAGCTGGGTGTGGGCCGACGGCGTCCAGAAGGGGATCGAGCGGCTGCGCGATCCCAAGGTGCGCGAGCGGATGAAGAAGGAAGTCGCCGCCGGCTCGATGCCCGGCTGGTCGAACCTCGTCCACGCATCGGGCGGCTTTGCCAACGTCCGGCTCGCCAATGGCTTCAGCGAGAAATACAAGCCGTACCATGGCAAGAGCCTCGCCGAGATCGGCAAGGCGCTGAACCGCGATCCCGCCGACGTCGCGTGGGACATTTTGCTCGAAGGCCTGCCGAACCGGTCGGTCGCGCTCTATTTCATGATGAGCGAGCAGGACATCGAGACCGCGATCAAGCAGCCGTGGGTGAGCATCGGCAGCGATGCGGCGGCGTCCCAGAAGCTGGGCGAGATGGATGCGCTCGGCCTGCCGCATCCGCGCGCTTACGGCACTTTCCCGCGCATCCTTGCCGAATATGTGAAGCGCCGCCCGATCCTGTCGCTCGAGGATGCGGTACGCAAGATGACCGGCTGGCCGGCGCAGCGCATGGGCCTCACCGACCGCGGACTGATCCGCGACGGGATGCGCGCCGATATCGTCGTGTTCGACCTCGACAAGATCGACGATGTCGCAAGCTGGGAAAAGCCCACCGCGTCGCCGACCGGGATCGAGACGGTGATCGTCAACGGCGTCGTCACGATCGCGAACGGCAAGCATACCGGCGCCAAGGCGGGTGCGGTGCTGCGGCATAGCTGCGGCGTCTGA
- a CDS encoding serine hydrolase domain-containing protein → MARPIFTLLALAVSAPALAAAPAISKPEDLGTAVSAQIACASIFVADRAEADVLRDDIHAFAPFMTDVTLAVDRKARTVTASAPGAATRTALYRPFVGCTLLTGDVSTAVLDAQAAKLKPMRGNAAKPWPIGDAPVPKLAAAAEARLDRPALDKAVSAAFDEQNKGGYPDTRAIVVVQGGAIVAEHYAPGFDRNTEMLGWSASKSIMGTLVGILVDDGVLKLDEPAPVPEWKGEGDPRAKITLRQLLTMSSGLTFSESYVPGNDSIKMLFETGDMGAMAAALPLKDAPGTNWSYSSGTTNILSRIVFDATGGTLEGMTRFAQKRLFEPTGMTSALIEPDEAGVQVGSSYAYATARDWARYGLLHLNKGKVGGKQLLSKEWLDFAVTPTKAAPRPVYGAQLWLNQPEAGGERRKLYPDLPADTVMARGHSFQIVAAIPSQDAVIVRLGWTPEGHAFDWNKYLSQIAAALAPAAPAP, encoded by the coding sequence ATGGCGCGACCTATTTTCACCCTTCTTGCACTTGCCGTATCGGCACCGGCTCTGGCCGCTGCCCCGGCAATTTCAAAGCCTGAAGATCTTGGCACGGCGGTGTCGGCGCAGATTGCCTGCGCCAGCATCTTCGTCGCCGATCGCGCGGAGGCCGACGTGCTCCGCGACGACATCCACGCCTTCGCGCCGTTCATGACGGACGTGACGCTGGCGGTCGACCGCAAGGCGCGGACCGTCACCGCTTCGGCGCCGGGGGCCGCGACGCGCACTGCGCTGTACCGCCCCTTCGTTGGCTGCACCCTGCTGACCGGCGATGTTTCGACGGCCGTGCTGGATGCGCAGGCGGCTAAGCTCAAACCGATGCGGGGGAATGCCGCGAAACCCTGGCCGATCGGTGACGCCCCGGTGCCGAAGCTGGCGGCAGCTGCCGAAGCCAGGCTCGACCGCCCCGCGCTCGACAAGGCGGTGAGTGCCGCCTTCGACGAACAGAATAAGGGCGGCTATCCCGACACGCGCGCGATCGTCGTGGTGCAGGGCGGAGCGATCGTTGCCGAACATTATGCGCCGGGTTTCGATCGGAACACCGAGATGCTCGGCTGGTCGGCGTCGAAAAGCATCATGGGCACGCTCGTCGGCATTCTGGTCGATGACGGTGTCCTCAAGCTCGACGAACCCGCGCCCGTTCCCGAGTGGAAGGGGGAGGGCGACCCGCGCGCGAAGATCACGCTGCGCCAGCTGCTCACCATGTCGAGCGGCCTGACCTTCAGCGAAAGCTACGTCCCCGGCAATGACTCGATCAAGATGTTGTTCGAGACGGGCGACATGGGCGCGATGGCGGCGGCTTTGCCGCTGAAGGATGCACCCGGCACGAACTGGAGCTATTCTTCGGGCACGACCAACATCCTCTCGCGCATCGTGTTCGATGCGACCGGCGGCACGCTCGAAGGCATGACGCGTTTTGCACAGAAGCGGCTGTTCGAGCCCACGGGCATGACCAGCGCACTGATCGAGCCCGACGAAGCCGGGGTGCAGGTCGGCAGTTCCTACGCCTACGCCACAGCGCGCGACTGGGCGCGCTACGGCCTGCTGCATCTCAACAAGGGCAAGGTCGGCGGCAAGCAATTGCTCTCGAAGGAATGGCTCGACTTTGCCGTCACCCCGACGAAAGCCGCGCCACGCCCGGTCTATGGCGCGCAGCTCTGGCTGAACCAGCCCGAAGCCGGGGGCGAACGCCGCAAGCTTTACCCAGACCTGCCCGCCGACACCGTCATGGCGCGCGGGCATAGCTTCCAGATCGTCGCCGCGATCCCGTCGCAGGATGCGGTGATCGTCCGCCTCGGCTGGACGCCCGAGGGCCATGCTTTCGACTGGAACAAATATCTCTCGCAGATCGCGGCGGCGCTCGCGCCCGCTGCGCCTGCGCCCTGA
- a CDS encoding DUF1611 domain-containing protein — MNIQTSLDVASGALQLPQPYLLFLGDTTIRGYAKTAFGLRDWAPEKCVGEYALPGATVSAGLEQIVPAEAKARGARSLLIGVANSGGVIPDSWMPALFEALEAGLDIVSGMHMRLADMPELAARAQRLGRQLIDVRHPPSGLPVGTGRKRSGMRLLTVGTDCALGKKYTALALARAFDERGVDADFRATGQTGIMIAGGGVPMDAVVSDFEAGAAETVSPDAADDHWDVVEGQGSLFHPAYAAVSLGLLHGSQPDVIVVCHEPGREEILGSPGYRLPSVEETIDLNLRLGSRTNPSIRCAGLSFNTSHMSEEEAVALMAAESERLGLPVADPIRGGEAFARLVDSCLA, encoded by the coding sequence GTGAACATTCAAACTTCCCTCGATGTCGCTTCGGGCGCCTTGCAGCTTCCTCAGCCCTATTTGCTCTTCCTCGGCGACACGACGATCCGCGGTTATGCGAAGACCGCTTTCGGCCTTCGCGACTGGGCGCCCGAAAAATGCGTCGGCGAATATGCGTTGCCGGGCGCGACGGTCAGCGCGGGGCTGGAGCAGATCGTGCCGGCCGAAGCGAAGGCACGCGGTGCGCGCTCGCTGCTCATCGGCGTCGCGAACAGCGGCGGCGTGATCCCCGATAGCTGGATGCCCGCCCTCTTCGAAGCGCTCGAGGCCGGGCTCGATATCGTCAGCGGCATGCATATGCGGCTGGCCGATATGCCCGAACTCGCTGCGCGCGCGCAGCGTCTTGGTCGCCAGTTGATCGACGTGCGGCATCCGCCCAGCGGACTGCCCGTCGGCACCGGGCGCAAGCGGAGCGGGATGCGGCTTTTGACCGTCGGAACCGATTGCGCATTGGGCAAGAAATATACGGCACTCGCCCTCGCGCGTGCCTTTGACGAGCGCGGTGTCGATGCCGATTTCCGCGCGACGGGACAGACCGGCATCATGATCGCCGGCGGCGGTGTGCCGATGGACGCGGTGGTTTCGGATTTCGAAGCCGGTGCGGCGGAGACGGTGAGCCCCGACGCAGCGGACGATCATTGGGATGTGGTCGAAGGGCAGGGGTCGCTGTTTCACCCCGCCTATGCCGCAGTGTCGCTCGGCCTGCTGCACGGAAGCCAGCCCGACGTGATTGTCGTGTGCCACGAACCCGGCCGCGAAGAGATTTTGGGCTCCCCCGGTTACCGCTTGCCGAGCGTCGAGGAAACGATCGATCTCAACCTGCGGCTGGGCAGCCGGACCAATCCCTCGATCCGCTGCGCCGGCCTGTCGTTCAACACCTCGCATATGAGCGAGGAAGAGGCCGTCGCGCTGATGGCCGCCGAAAGCGAGCGGCTCGGCCTTCCCGTCGCCGACCCGATCCGCGGCGGCGAAGCCTTCGCGCGTCTGGTGGACAGCTGCCTCGCATGA
- a CDS encoding YkvI family membrane protein has product MSAAANPAAESSWFQRFLLPGFAFKAVVIGGGYATGRELAEFFLPSGPWGGLAAMLLAMLLWSIICAVTFSLARAMGAFDYRSFFEGLLGRGWILFEIGYVLLVTLVLAVFGAAAGEIGASIFGWPPLAGTAFLAASIALFVTFGNASVEGLFKYVSFLLYGVYALFMVFALSSFGDEIAARFAIPAPSDGWILGGLTYTGYNVIGAVVILPVIRHLTSQRDAVVSGLIAGPLAMAPAILFFVAMIAFYPGIMGETLPSDFMLRQLEMPLFHLLFQFMIFAALLESGAGSVHAINERVDAARRSRGHGPLGKRARAGIAAALLIGCMFLADRFGLVTLIASGYRFLSWVFLAVYVAPLLTVGLYRLVRSRKRKLQPAVQGNVT; this is encoded by the coding sequence ATGAGCGCGGCGGCCAACCCGGCAGCGGAATCCTCATGGTTCCAGCGTTTCCTGTTGCCGGGCTTCGCCTTCAAGGCCGTCGTGATCGGCGGGGGGTATGCGACGGGGCGCGAGCTTGCGGAGTTCTTCCTGCCAAGTGGGCCGTGGGGCGGACTGGCGGCGATGCTGCTCGCCATGCTGCTCTGGAGCATCATCTGCGCCGTGACCTTCTCGCTCGCGCGCGCCATGGGCGCGTTCGACTATCGCAGCTTTTTTGAAGGGCTTCTGGGCCGCGGCTGGATATTGTTCGAGATCGGTTACGTCCTGCTCGTGACGCTGGTGCTCGCGGTGTTCGGGGCTGCGGCGGGGGAGATTGGCGCGTCGATCTTCGGCTGGCCGCCGCTGGCAGGAACCGCCTTCCTTGCCGCATCGATCGCGCTGTTCGTGACCTTCGGGAACGCGTCGGTCGAGGGGCTGTTCAAATATGTCTCCTTCCTGCTGTACGGCGTCTATGCGCTGTTCATGGTCTTTGCGCTCAGCAGCTTCGGGGACGAGATTGCGGCGCGCTTCGCCATTCCGGCGCCGTCGGACGGCTGGATCCTCGGCGGACTGACCTACACGGGTTATAACGTCATCGGCGCGGTGGTGATCCTGCCGGTGATCCGGCACCTGACCAGTCAGCGCGACGCGGTGGTCTCCGGTCTGATCGCCGGACCGCTCGCGATGGCGCCCGCCATTCTCTTCTTCGTCGCGATGATCGCTTTCTATCCCGGTATCATGGGTGAGACTTTGCCGTCGGATTTCATGCTGCGGCAACTCGAAATGCCGCTGTTCCACCTGCTGTTCCAGTTCATGATCTTTGCCGCTTTGCTCGAAAGTGGCGCCGGATCGGTCCACGCGATCAACGAGCGTGTCGATGCAGCGCGCCGCTCCCGCGGGCATGGGCCGCTCGGCAAGCGGGCAAGGGCCGGCATCGCTGCGGCGCTGCTGATCGGCTGCATGTTTCTCGCCGACCGCTTCGGCCTCGTGACGCTGATCGCGAGCGGATATCGCTTCCTGTCCTGGGTGTTCCTTGCCGTCTATGTCGCGCCATTGCTGACGGTCGGCTTGTACCGGCTGGTTCGCAGCCGGAAACGAAAGCTCCAACCCGCCGTGCAGGGGAATGTGACGTGA
- a CDS encoding serine hydrolase domain-containing protein, with translation MRFVRSCAMLVAAMLVGVVAPPVSPSTAQALPKVAAGTGGPTPLPGPAMVKSDVDAWLDGYMPYALKRGDAAGAVVVVVKDGKILTQRGFGYADVGKRRPVDPETTLFRQASVSKLITWTAVMQLVEQGKVDLDKDINSYLDFRIPPFAGKPVTMRNLMTHTGGFDEVQRGLNSYDPKKIPSLGDALKRQVPYRIYAPGTTPAYSNYGTSLAGYIVERVSGLPYDDYVERHIFAPAGMARSTFRQPLPARLRPLMASGYMLGSGKPGPFELSSLTPSGAMTASGADMGRFMIAHLDDGGPLLKPATAAQMHDTILRLVPPLNGMALGFYEQNINGRRALSHAGDSLNFHSQLWIFPDEKVGIYMSMNAAGMQNVSGPIRSHLFEAFADRYFPFEQRDGRVDAATAREHARMMVGTYNKTRRLETSFLKAMELAGQTKVTLDSDGGIRVNAAPTIGGQPRKWVEIAPFVWREVDGKMRLAAKVENGRVVRFGIDSASPYIAFDRVPWHLSTAWLTPAMLASLGALLLTAIAWPAAALARRRYGVKADLAPAALKSYRLTRAFAALAVAVMLAWILFVSRLVSDFSSLSGELDWALVTLQIATPIIFLGLLASAIWNVRHVWTGKRGRFAKFWSIVLLLSAVVLLWIGVGFHLIGFGTRF, from the coding sequence ATGCGGTTTGTACGGTCTTGCGCCATGCTGGTTGCGGCGATGCTGGTCGGGGTGGTTGCGCCGCCGGTAAGCCCGTCCACCGCGCAAGCGCTCCCCAAAGTGGCAGCGGGAACAGGCGGCCCGACGCCATTGCCGGGCCCCGCGATGGTCAAAAGCGACGTCGATGCGTGGCTCGACGGATATATGCCTTATGCCCTCAAGCGCGGCGACGCGGCGGGCGCGGTCGTTGTGGTCGTCAAGGACGGCAAGATCCTGACGCAGCGCGGTTTCGGCTATGCCGATGTCGGCAAGCGCCGACCCGTCGATCCCGAAACCACGCTTTTTCGGCAGGCCTCGGTATCGAAACTGATCACCTGGACCGCGGTGATGCAACTCGTCGAGCAGGGCAAGGTCGATCTCGACAAGGACATCAACTCCTATCTCGATTTCAGGATTCCACCCTTCGCCGGCAAACCGGTCACGATGCGCAACCTGATGACGCACACGGGCGGCTTCGACGAAGTGCAGCGCGGGCTGAACAGCTATGATCCGAAGAAGATCCCGTCGCTCGGCGACGCGCTGAAGCGGCAAGTGCCATATCGCATATATGCGCCCGGAACGACGCCGGCCTATTCGAATTATGGCACTTCGCTCGCGGGCTATATCGTCGAGCGCGTGTCGGGTCTTCCCTATGACGATTATGTCGAGCGCCACATATTCGCGCCCGCGGGCATGGCGCGATCGACGTTCCGCCAGCCGCTTCCCGCGCGGCTGCGGCCCCTGATGGCGAGCGGCTATATGCTGGGGTCGGGCAAGCCGGGGCCGTTCGAACTCAGCAGCCTTACGCCGTCGGGCGCGATGACCGCGTCGGGCGCCGACATGGGACGCTTCATGATCGCGCATCTGGACGATGGCGGGCCGCTGCTGAAACCGGCGACCGCGGCGCAGATGCATGACACGATCCTGCGATTGGTCCCGCCGCTGAACGGCATGGCGCTCGGCTTTTACGAGCAGAATATCAACGGCCGCAGAGCGCTGTCGCACGCGGGCGACAGCCTCAATTTTCATAGCCAGCTCTGGATATTCCCCGACGAAAAGGTCGGCATCTATATGTCGATGAACGCCGCGGGCATGCAGAATGTATCGGGCCCGATCCGCAGTCATTTGTTCGAGGCGTTCGCCGATCGCTATTTCCCGTTCGAGCAGCGCGATGGCCGCGTCGATGCCGCGACCGCGCGCGAACATGCCCGCATGATGGTCGGCACCTATAACAAGACCCGGCGGCTCGAAACGAGCTTCCTGAAGGCGATGGAACTGGCCGGGCAGACGAAGGTTACGCTCGACAGCGACGGCGGCATCCGGGTGAATGCCGCACCGACGATCGGCGGCCAGCCGCGCAAATGGGTCGAAATCGCGCCCTTCGTCTGGCGCGAGGTGGACGGCAAGATGCGTCTCGCCGCCAAGGTCGAAAACGGCCGCGTCGTGCGGTTCGGCATCGATTCGGCATCGCCCTATATCGCGTTCGATCGCGTGCCCTGGCATCTGTCGACCGCCTGGCTGACGCCGGCCATGCTCGCCAGTCTCGGTGCGCTGCTGCTCACCGCGATCGCCTGGCCCGCCGCAGCGCTCGCCCGCCGCCGCTATGGCGTGAAGGCCGACCTCGCGCCCGCCGCGCTCAAAAGCTATCGGCTGACGCGCGCTTTCGCCGCGCTTGCCGTCGCTGTGATGCTCGCGTGGATCCTGTTCGTATCCAGGCTGGTCAGCGATTTCTCGTCGCTCAGCGGCGAGCTCGACTGGGCGCTGGTGACGCTCCAGATTGCAACGCCTATTATATTCCTTGGCCTGCTTGCGAGCGCGATCTGGAACGTCCGGCACGTCTGGACAGGAAAGCGCGGCCGGTTCGCCAAATTCTGGAGCATCGTCCTGCTGCTGAGCGCGGTCGTGCTCCTGTGGATTGGCGTCGGCTTTCACCTGATTGGCTTTGGAACGCGGTTCTGA